The Chitinophagales bacterium genomic sequence ATTCGTTTGCTAAATTAGCTACTGCAGATGTAGAACAATTAAAAGCAATTTTAGAAGAAGCTGGTAGCAGATACAAAATGCACGATCCAACTACTTGGCCTCAACAAGCTGATTTAGCAGCTAATGGTAAATGGGACGAGTTAAAAGTGCTTCAAGATGAATTAAATGGTGGAAGACCTGAATAATAAAACAGATTATAAACTATAAAAAATATAAATCATGGCTCATAAGAAAGGTGTCGGTAGTTCGAAAAACGGTAGAGAATCACATAGTAAACGATTAGGTGTTAAAAAATTTGGTGGCGAAGCAGTTATTGCTGGTAACATCATCATCAGACAAAGAGGCACTAAATATCATCCAGGAAATGGCGTTGGTATTGGAAAAGACCACACTATTTTTGCTTTGGTAGATGGAAGTGTAATCTTTAAAAAAGGAAATAAAGACAGAACTTTTGTACATGTAGAAGCTTAATATCTATTGTACTAAAAAAACATACAGCCACTTCATTAAAAGAAGTGGCTTTTTTAATTTAAGCAAAATAAAAATCTCATGAAAAAATATAGTCTACTCATTATACTACTGTTTACTTATGCTATAGGTTTTACACATCAAAATATATCAAAACCTATTGAAATTCCTTTTACACTAACGCCAAATGGTCATATTATGATTAAAGCAACCGTTAATGGTGTTGAAGGCAATTTTGTTTTTGATACTGGTGCTGGATTAAATATGGTAACTAAAAAGTTTGCAGACAAAGTAGGTAATTTAGAACCAACCAATCATTTTCATACTGGACACAGAGCTACTGGCGAAGCTTTAGAAACAGATTTATGGATTGCAAATACTTTAGCTATTAATGACTTTATGGTAGCATCATCTATTTTTTCTGTATTTGATGTTGATTTTCCTTTAGATGGTTTGATTTCACTAACACCTTTTATAGATCAACCAATTACTATAGATTTTGAAAACAAAAAATTAGTGATTGAAAGTAAAAAATCGTTTAAGCGTATTGTTAGCAATGAAGAATTTGAAATGCCTTTACTCATTGCTAATGACAAAGATATTGTTATTGATATTGCTACAACTGTAAAGCTAAATGATACGCTTCTTTTAAATGTTAATTTAGATAGTGGTGCTGGTTTTGATGTATATCGTTTTAGTTCAAGATATATGAAAACACTTAACATAGACAAAAACACAGTAAAAAGTATTTATAAACCAAGTGATTTTAAACCTGAAGAAGGTAATACTTACTACACTACTACCCTATCAAAAATGACAGATATTAACCAGAATACTAGTGTTAATGATTTTAAAGTTACTTTTATAGATGGTCTAATTTACGAAGGCATTACTAGTATTAATTGGATTGGCAAAAAAATGAC encodes the following:
- the rpmA gene encoding 50S ribosomal protein L27, with amino-acid sequence MAHKKGVGSSKNGRESHSKRLGVKKFGGEAVIAGNIIIRQRGTKYHPGNGVGIGKDHTIFALVDGSVIFKKGNKDRTFVHVEA
- a CDS encoding retropepsin-like domain-containing protein, which encodes MKKYSLLIILLFTYAIGFTHQNISKPIEIPFTLTPNGHIMIKATVNGVEGNFVFDTGAGLNMVTKKFADKVGNLEPTNHFHTGHRATGEALETDLWIANTLAINDFMVASSIFSVFDVDFPLDGLISLTPFIDQPITIDFENKKLVIESKKSFKRIVSNEEFEMPLLIANDKDIVIDIATTVKLNDTLLLNVNLDSGAGFDVYRFSSRYMKTLNIDKNTVKSIYKPSDFKPEEGNTYYTTTLSKMTDINQNTSVNDFKVTFIDGLIYEGITSINWIGKKMTIDIQNKRLCVKQ